The Astatotilapia calliptera chromosome 8, fAstCal1.2, whole genome shotgun sequence nucleotide sequence AGGCTTTGGCAGTCTCGGGGGAGGATCTGCTCCAGTCTACTGACGCAGGCGGTGACAGCAATATGGAGCCAGGGAGGCGCTACTGCGCATGTCCGCGACTGCACGGACGGAGAAAGAGACAGGAGAGAGccacaacaggaaaaaagtggcaaAGACAAAGGTCTGAGCACCCTTTAGGGGGAAAAGGACAGAGGAGACTCGGGTTTTAGACCGGTTTACGGCAGCCCAGCTGTGACACCAGCGGCAGGTAACGGGCGGGGAAGTGGTCGGCGAGAGAAAATGAAGTTATAAATCATAAAAGGAGGCGTTGTGGTTGTGTTTGCTGGAGACACGGAGTCACGTAGAGCAGCAGTAAGAACAACGCCAGATATCTGCTAACACGGATTAAAACCTTCTTTTCCTGCTATTAGGGGAATATATTTGCTATGTCTCTATAACGCTGTGTAAGCTTCACATTAACGTGTAGCTCTTGTCAAATGTTGCTAGCTCAGTGAACAGCTTGCTTCCTCTATCCAGTTCAAAGCTGCTCGAAATGTTTACCTTCCCTTCATTTGAGCTCTGCTGACCAACTGAAGCTCTAAATAATGTAACAGCGTATTCAGTGGTGCTTCACCGTGTTGTTTAGGCCGATTTGGCAGCTATTCTTTAACCAACCATATCCGAGGTGTGATTTGGGGACTTGTGTTATTATGTGTAATAGCTAAATTATGAGGAAAAACACGTGaccttcctttcctttttaatacagtgtgtttattttttgcatttcagtTGCTTATTGACTGTatttttctccacagtgtgtGACTCCTCTGTTCCTGTGGAACTGTAGCTTTGCCGTCAGCAAGTCTTGGAGGATGGAAAGACCTGCTAAGCTATAGGCTTTAGATGGAAAGAGCTGTCAGCACATAGAggatggaggaagtggaaaacgCAAAGAGTGACGGCACTATGATTGATGACACCGCTGTGCTGTTGGAGGACTAGTCTGTCATTTTGGAGTATCTAGAGTATCTTTGCTGGTTATACTTGGTCACTCATAGCGATCTTTCTGCACATCTGTCCTTTAGtgggaaagagacagaaagaaggtTTTGCGGTGTTTGAGAGCCACAGGTCTCATTTACCCTCCCTCCAGATACAAGCTCCTCTCTTCCAAGTGGCTGAGAGGTTATCACGCAAATGGTTGTCATGATGTTCATGTAGTGTCCTGACATTAGTAGTTGTGGAGCTGAAGGAGGTACCGGTGGAGGTGGGGGCGGCGACAGCGCTGGCGGTGGTGAACATCCAGGGATGGGAAGTGCTCCGTATCCAGCCGGTGAGTGGAAGGGGAAGGGGCGAGGCAGCCTGCAGGAGCTGGGGTGCATGCCCTGGAAGGTCAGCAAACAGAAAGGTGGTGGAGGAagtggagggggaggaggaggggaggcggTGGTGGGAGCAGAGGAGAAGAGGTCCAGGGATCCCAGGGAAACTCAGCAGCAAGATCTCTCATCGtcctcttcttcactcacctcgcCAGCTCCTCCCCAAGCTTCTTTGGTGCCTCCGGCCATTTATCACGAAAAGCAACGGCGGGAGCTGTGTGCCCTGCACGCACTCAATAACGTCTTCCAGGATGGGACAGCCTTCAGCCGAGACACCCTGCAGGAGATCTACCAGAGGTGAGACAGTATGTGGATTAAAAGTGTTAAGGTGTGCATAAAATGTTTCGTAAATACAATCTGACTAAGTGATCTGTGGACGATCCCTTTTGTCGACTTGTTGCAGGCTCTCTCCCAGCACTATGGTGACGCCTCACAAAAAGAGCATGCTGGGAAACGGGAACTATGACGTCAATGTCATTATGGCAGCCCTGCAGACCCGAGGGTTTGAGGCAGTTTGGTGGGATAAAAGAAGGTATGTAGGAGTAGCAACAAAAGAAGCCTTAGCATGGATAAATCATATTTAATCTAGTAGAAGTATTGATTTAATAGATTTATTTCCATTTGCTTACGTTGTAACTGCAATTTGCCTCATGACTTCTACCCCTGATTGTTTCCCAAAATAGTCAATGTTAGGCTGAGGAAACCCAAACCAAAGAAAAGCAAT carries:
- the josd1 gene encoding josephin-1, whose protein sequence is MGSAPYPAGEWKGKGRGSLQELGCMPWKVSKQKGGGGSGGGGGGEAVVGAEEKRSRDPRETQQQDLSSSSSSLTSPAPPQASLVPPAIYHEKQRRELCALHALNNVFQDGTAFSRDTLQEIYQRLSPSTMVTPHKKSMLGNGNYDVNVIMAALQTRGFEAVWWDKRRDVGNIELSNVEGFILNVPSNLRWGPLRLPLKRQHWIGVREVGGVYYNLDSKLRSPQPIGNPDELRKFLHQQLRGKNCELLLVVSEEVEAHQTWRSDG